The Xanthomonas sp. DAR 34887 genome has a segment encoding these proteins:
- a CDS encoding carbon starvation CstA family protein: MKGFSKLAWAALAVLAAFCLGTIALRRGEHINALWIVVAAVSIYLIAYRFYSLFIATKVMQLDTTRATPAVLNNDGLDYVPTNKHVLFGHHFAAIAGAGPLVGPVLAAQMGYLPGLLWLVVGVVFAGAVQDFVVLFLSSRRNGRSLGDLVREEMGQVPGTIALFGAFLIMIIILAVLAMVVVKALAESPWGMFTVIATMPIAILMGVYMRYIRPGKIGEISVVGLILLLAAIWFGGKVAADPTWGPAFTFTDVQITWMLIGYGFVASVLPVWLLLAPRDYLSTFLKIGTIIALAIGILVVMPDLKMPALTQYAHNGMGPVWTGGIFPFLFITIACGAVSGFHALISSGTTPKLLANEGHMRYIGYGGMLMESFVAVMALVAASIIEPGVYFAMNAPASMVGSDVVAVAAKVSEWGFAITPDVLEATARDIGETTILARAGGAPTLAVGIAQILHQLLPGEDMMAFWYHFAILFEALFILTAVDAGTRAGRFMLQDLLGNFVPALKRTESWAANIVATGGCVALWGYLLYTGVKDPYGGIRTLWPLFGISNQMLAGIALMLGTVVLFKMKRDRYAWVTIVPALWLLICTTYAGLIKIFDPNPAQGFLAQAHKFQDAIASGTITAPAKTLPQMQQIVTNAYVNTGLTALFLFVVFSVLIYAVKTILAARRNPQRSDKETAYVALQPHQMADV, from the coding sequence ATGAAAGGGTTTTCCAAACTGGCCTGGGCCGCGCTCGCGGTGCTGGCGGCGTTCTGCCTGGGCACCATCGCCCTGCGCCGCGGCGAGCACATCAACGCGCTGTGGATCGTGGTCGCCGCGGTCTCGATCTATCTGATCGCCTATCGCTTCTACAGCCTGTTCATCGCCACCAAGGTGATGCAGCTGGACACCACACGGGCCACGCCGGCGGTGCTCAACAACGATGGCCTGGACTACGTGCCGACCAACAAGCACGTGCTGTTCGGCCACCACTTCGCCGCCATCGCCGGCGCCGGTCCGCTGGTCGGCCCGGTGCTCGCCGCGCAGATGGGCTATCTGCCCGGGCTGCTGTGGCTGGTGGTCGGCGTGGTGTTCGCCGGTGCGGTGCAGGACTTCGTGGTGCTGTTCCTGTCCAGCCGCCGCAACGGCCGCTCGCTCGGCGACCTGGTGCGCGAGGAGATGGGCCAGGTCCCCGGCACCATCGCCCTGTTCGGCGCGTTCCTGATCATGATCATCATCCTGGCGGTGCTGGCGATGGTGGTGGTCAAGGCGCTGGCGGAAAGTCCGTGGGGCATGTTCACGGTGATCGCGACGATGCCGATCGCGATCCTGATGGGCGTGTACATGCGCTACATCCGCCCCGGCAAGATCGGCGAGATCTCCGTCGTCGGCCTGATCCTGCTGCTGGCCGCGATCTGGTTCGGCGGCAAGGTCGCCGCCGATCCGACCTGGGGCCCGGCCTTCACCTTCACCGACGTGCAGATCACCTGGATGCTGATCGGCTACGGCTTCGTCGCCTCGGTGCTGCCGGTGTGGCTGCTGCTGGCGCCGCGCGACTACCTGTCCACCTTCCTCAAGATCGGCACCATCATCGCCCTGGCGATCGGCATCCTGGTGGTCATGCCCGACCTGAAGATGCCGGCGCTGACCCAGTACGCGCACAACGGCATGGGCCCGGTGTGGACCGGCGGCATCTTCCCGTTCCTGTTCATCACCATCGCCTGCGGCGCGGTGTCCGGCTTCCATGCGCTGATCTCCTCCGGTACCACCCCCAAGCTGCTCGCCAACGAAGGCCATATGCGCTACATCGGCTACGGCGGCATGCTGATGGAGTCGTTCGTCGCGGTGATGGCGCTGGTCGCCGCCTCGATCATCGAGCCGGGCGTGTATTTCGCGATGAACGCGCCGGCCTCGATGGTCGGCAGCGACGTCGTCGCGGTCGCGGCCAAGGTCAGCGAGTGGGGATTCGCGATCACCCCCGATGTGCTCGAGGCCACCGCCCGCGACATCGGCGAGACCACCATCCTGGCCCGCGCCGGCGGCGCCCCGACGCTGGCGGTGGGCATCGCGCAGATCCTGCACCAGCTGCTGCCGGGCGAGGACATGATGGCGTTCTGGTACCACTTCGCGATCCTGTTCGAGGCGTTGTTCATCCTCACCGCGGTCGACGCCGGCACCCGCGCCGGGCGCTTCATGCTGCAGGACCTGCTCGGCAATTTCGTGCCGGCGCTGAAGCGCACCGAGTCGTGGGCCGCCAACATCGTCGCCACCGGCGGCTGCGTGGCGCTGTGGGGCTACCTGCTGTACACCGGAGTCAAGGATCCGTACGGCGGCATCCGCACGCTGTGGCCGCTGTTCGGCATCTCCAACCAGATGCTCGCCGGCATCGCGCTGATGCTGGGCACGGTGGTGCTGTTCAAGATGAAGCGCGACCGCTATGCCTGGGTCACCATCGTGCCGGCGCTGTGGCTGCTGATCTGCACCACCTACGCCGGGCTGATCAAGATCTTCGACCCGAATCCGGCGCAGGGCTTCCTGGCGCAGGCGCACAAGTTCCAGGACGCCATCGCCAGCGGCACCATCACCGCGCCGGCCAAGACCTTGCCGCAGATGCAGCAGATCGTCACCAACGCCTACGTCAACACCGGGCTGACCGCGCTGTTCCTGTTCGTGGTGTTCTCGGTGCTGATCTACGCGGTCAAGACCATCCTTGCCGCGCGCCGCAACCCGCAGCGCAGCGACAAGGAGACCGCATACGTGGCGCTGCAGCCGCACCAGATGGCGGACGTGTGA
- a CDS encoding HAD family hydrolase, translated as MTATPFDLLISDCDGVLVDSEVLADRVMFDALGAYVPRAELEAYLAGSFGQTAHEIVERVQRHFAVTLPDGLFEQIRERSEALIAAEVQPIDGVREALLALPLPLAVASNSLRHSVVASVARAGLSERVNGHIFSADMVARPKPAPDVYLLAAHTLGVAPPRCLVIEDSVTGASAALAAGMTVIGFTGAGHIPPGHADTLRHLGVAAVMEHMRQLPQVYADLVRAAAA; from the coding sequence ATGACCGCGACCCCGTTCGACCTGCTGATCAGCGACTGCGACGGCGTGCTCGTCGACAGCGAGGTGCTGGCCGACCGGGTGATGTTCGACGCGCTGGGCGCCTACGTGCCGCGGGCCGAGCTGGAGGCCTATCTTGCCGGCAGTTTCGGCCAGACCGCGCACGAAATCGTGGAGCGGGTGCAGCGGCATTTCGCGGTGACCTTGCCGGATGGCCTGTTCGAGCAGATCCGGGAACGTTCGGAAGCGTTGATCGCCGCCGAGGTGCAGCCGATCGATGGTGTCCGCGAGGCGCTGCTGGCATTGCCGCTGCCGCTGGCGGTCGCGTCCAACAGCTTGCGCCACAGCGTGGTGGCGTCGGTGGCGCGCGCCGGGCTGAGCGAGCGGGTGAACGGCCACATCTTCAGCGCCGACATGGTGGCGCGGCCGAAGCCGGCGCCGGACGTCTACCTGCTGGCCGCGCACACCCTGGGCGTGGCGCCGCCGCGTTGCCTGGTGATCGAGGACAGCGTCACCGGCGCCAGCGCGGCGCTGGCGGCGGGGATGACGGTGATCGGGTTTACCGGCGCGGGCCACATTCCGCCGGGCCATGCCGACACCCTGCGTCACCTCGGCGTGGCCGCGGTGATGGAACATATGCGGCAGCTGCCGCAGGTCTACGCCGACCTGGTGCGCGCGGCGGCGGCGTAG
- a CDS encoding ankyrin repeat domain-containing protein, producing MRKQFPALIALATSMSISVSCAASPGAKEQSAMSATLQDHSVAFRDPHLADIAAAVARGDASRIAALAPGVDLSAHGDQNVTLLEYAIWNEQPRALAALLDAGANPAEPGMDQETVVHMAAMAKDPQYLKILLQHGAPVDPVSPRGNWTPLFRALQSKRDEQIQLLLQAGADPHRVDASGNSLLHLAAQSSAGNPWVLKLLQAGVDPGLRNAQQKTFQAYFFTTPERLLNSAAQQTRAAVRDWLSAHDIPLEASR from the coding sequence ATGCGCAAGCAATTCCCCGCCCTGATCGCGCTTGCGACCTCGATGTCCATCTCGGTCTCATGCGCCGCCTCGCCCGGCGCCAAGGAGCAATCTGCCATGTCAGCCACACTGCAGGATCATTCGGTCGCGTTCCGCGATCCCCATCTCGCCGACATTGCCGCCGCCGTCGCGCGCGGCGACGCGTCGCGCATCGCCGCCCTGGCGCCCGGCGTGGACCTCTCCGCGCACGGCGACCAGAACGTCACTCTGCTCGAATACGCGATCTGGAACGAACAGCCGCGCGCGCTCGCGGCCTTGCTGGACGCCGGCGCGAACCCCGCCGAACCCGGCATGGACCAGGAAACCGTGGTGCACATGGCGGCGATGGCCAAGGATCCGCAATACCTGAAGATCCTGCTGCAGCACGGTGCGCCGGTGGATCCGGTCAGTCCGCGCGGCAACTGGACGCCGCTGTTCCGCGCGCTGCAGAGCAAGCGCGACGAACAGATCCAGCTGCTGCTGCAGGCCGGTGCCGATCCGCACCGGGTCGATGCCAGCGGCAACTCGCTGCTGCACCTGGCCGCGCAGAGCAGCGCCGGCAATCCGTGGGTGCTGAAACTGCTGCAGGCCGGGGTCGATCCGGGCCTGCGCAACGCGCAGCAGAAGACCTTCCAGGCGTATTTCTTCACCACGCCCGAGCGCCTGCTCAACAGCGCCGCGCAGCAGACCCGCGCTGCGGTACGCGACTGGTTGAGCGCCCACGACATCCCCCTGGAAGCGAGCCGCTGA
- a CDS encoding YbdD/YjiX family protein: protein MSNDLVPVGQYQAHRRLWRRLVQTARLCCGIPDYDNYVRHVLEKHPDRQPMDYKTFFRERQEARYGGKSGFRCC, encoded by the coding sequence ATGAGCAACGACCTGGTTCCGGTCGGGCAATACCAGGCGCACCGCCGGCTGTGGCGGCGCCTGGTGCAGACCGCGCGGCTGTGCTGCGGCATTCCCGATTACGACAACTACGTGCGCCACGTGCTGGAGAAACATCCCGACCGGCAGCCGATGGATTACAAGACCTTCTTCCGCGAGCGCCAGGAAGCGCGGTATGGCGGCAAGAGCGGGTTTCGCTGTTGTTGA
- a CDS encoding pirin family protein, whose translation MPTLIAPRVHDIGGFEVRRAVPSLQARSVGPFVFIDHMGPAIFEPGRGVDVRPHPHIGLATVTFLWSGEIGHRDTLGSDQVIRAGDVNWMTAGRGIAHSERTPSSLRTQPHPLHGMQTWVALPKSAEETAPAFFHHAAASLPQQRRDGVWLRVIAGRAYGEESPVKVFADTLNVALDLDADAEIDLDTGHVQRSLYVLEGEAQLDGVDIPSRYLVLPEAGARGRLRAKTPLKAMLMGGEPLDGPRHLWWNFVSSSTERIEQAKRDWREGRFGLIPGDDQEFIPLPEPGK comes from the coding sequence ATGCCCACCCTGATCGCTCCCCGCGTCCACGACATCGGCGGCTTCGAAGTGCGTCGCGCGGTGCCCAGCCTGCAGGCGCGCAGCGTCGGCCCGTTCGTGTTCATCGACCACATGGGGCCGGCGATCTTCGAACCCGGCCGCGGCGTGGACGTGCGCCCGCATCCGCATATCGGCCTGGCCACGGTGACCTTCCTGTGGTCCGGCGAGATCGGCCACCGCGACACGCTCGGTTCGGACCAGGTGATCCGCGCCGGCGACGTCAACTGGATGACCGCCGGCCGCGGCATCGCCCATTCCGAGCGCACGCCGTCGTCGCTGCGTACGCAGCCGCATCCGTTGCACGGCATGCAGACCTGGGTGGCGCTGCCGAAGTCGGCCGAGGAAACCGCGCCGGCGTTCTTCCACCACGCCGCCGCCAGCCTGCCGCAGCAGCGCCGCGATGGCGTCTGGCTGCGGGTGATCGCCGGCCGCGCCTACGGCGAGGAATCGCCGGTCAAGGTGTTCGCCGATACGCTGAACGTGGCGCTGGACCTGGACGCGGATGCGGAGATCGACCTGGACACCGGCCACGTGCAGCGCTCGCTGTACGTGCTGGAAGGCGAGGCGCAACTGGACGGCGTGGACATCCCCTCACGCTACCTGGTGCTGCCGGAAGCCGGCGCGCGCGGGCGGCTGCGCGCCAAGACCCCGCTGAAGGCGATGCTGATGGGCGGCGAGCCGCTGGACGGGCCGCGCCACCTGTGGTGGAACTTCGTGTCCAGTTCCACCGAGCGCATCGAACAGGCCAAGCGCGACTGGCGCGAGGGCCGCTTCGGGCTGATCCCCGGCGACGACCAGGAATTCATCCCGCTGCCCGAGCCGGGCAAGTAA
- a CDS encoding prolyl oligopeptidase family serine peptidase, with translation MTLRYALLPLCLLTALPALAATRGFDVRDMVALDRVSSPLLTPDGGTVIFAKRQVDKASDKASTGLWLRNLRTRDAAPPKRLTPDGWNVNSPELSADGKTVYFLSAKSGRQQLYALPLAGGTPRQLTNFALDVDSYRIAPQGDRVAFSAGVFQDCGSDLSCTQQRLDAKKNAKASGVVFDQLFVRHWDTWNDGRRNSLFVAPLPGDAKAKPVVGASAISVTLAGDIPSKPFGGSEDYTWAPDGQSLVASVRVAGREEPWSTNFDLYRLDAAGKAAPVNLTAANPAWDAGPVFSADGKTLYYRAMKRPGFEADRFGLMAMDVASGKTREIAPKWDRSAGEIVLSADGGTVYTTADDTGQHPLFAVNVASGKAATVVADGHVGAPALAGSTLAYTLNSLKSGDQVFVADADGQHPRAITASAGEQLPDVAFGDYEQFQFKGWNDETVHGYVVKPYNYQPGKTYPVAFLIHGGPQGSFGNGWSNRWNPQTYAGQGYAVVMIDFHGSTGYGQAFTDAISQHWGDRPLEDLQKGWAAAQQQFKFLNGDKACALGASYGGYMVYWMAGNWNQPWKCLVDHDGVFDNRMMGYATEELWFSEWENGGTPWQNPAGYEKFNPVLHVDKWKVPMLVIHGQQDFRIPVEQGLAAFSALQRKGIESKFLYFPDENHWVLKPQNSILWHDTVNGWLKQHIGQ, from the coding sequence ATGACCTTGCGCTACGCCTTGCTGCCCCTGTGCCTGCTGACCGCGCTGCCTGCGCTGGCGGCGACCCGCGGTTTCGATGTCCGCGACATGGTGGCGCTGGACCGGGTGTCCTCGCCGCTGCTGACGCCCGATGGCGGTACGGTGATCTTCGCCAAGCGGCAGGTGGACAAGGCCAGCGACAAAGCCAGCACCGGGCTGTGGCTGCGCAATCTGCGCACCCGCGATGCGGCGCCGCCGAAGCGGTTGACCCCGGATGGCTGGAACGTCAATTCGCCGGAGCTGTCGGCCGACGGCAAGACCGTGTATTTCCTCAGCGCCAAGTCCGGCCGCCAGCAGCTGTACGCGCTGCCGCTGGCCGGCGGCACGCCGCGCCAGCTCACTAATTTCGCGCTGGACGTGGACAGCTACCGCATCGCGCCGCAGGGCGACCGCGTCGCCTTCAGCGCCGGCGTGTTCCAGGACTGCGGTTCGGACCTTTCCTGCACGCAGCAGCGGCTGGACGCGAAGAAGAACGCCAAGGCCAGCGGCGTGGTGTTCGACCAGTTGTTCGTGCGCCACTGGGACACCTGGAACGACGGCCGCCGCAACAGCCTGTTCGTGGCGCCGCTGCCCGGCGACGCCAAGGCCAAACCGGTGGTCGGCGCCTCGGCGATCAGCGTGACCCTGGCCGGCGACATCCCGTCCAAGCCGTTCGGCGGCAGCGAGGACTACACCTGGGCGCCGGACGGGCAGTCGCTGGTCGCCAGCGTGCGCGTGGCCGGGCGCGAGGAGCCGTGGTCGACCAACTTCGACCTGTACCGGCTGGACGCGGCGGGCAAGGCCGCGCCGGTCAACCTGACCGCGGCCAACCCGGCCTGGGACGCCGGCCCGGTGTTCTCCGCCGACGGCAAGACCCTGTACTACCGCGCGATGAAGCGCCCAGGTTTCGAGGCCGACCGCTTCGGCCTGATGGCGATGGACGTGGCCAGCGGCAAGACCCGCGAGATCGCGCCGAAGTGGGACCGCTCGGCCGGCGAGATCGTGCTCTCGGCCGATGGCGGCACCGTCTACACCACCGCCGACGACACCGGCCAGCACCCGCTGTTCGCGGTGAATGTCGCCAGCGGCAAGGCCGCGACCGTGGTCGCCGACGGCCACGTCGGTGCGCCGGCGCTCGCCGGCAGCACCTTGGCCTACACCCTCAACAGCCTCAAGAGCGGCGACCAGGTGTTCGTCGCCGATGCCGACGGCCAGCATCCGCGCGCGATCACCGCCAGCGCCGGCGAACAATTGCCGGACGTGGCCTTCGGCGACTACGAGCAGTTCCAGTTCAAGGGCTGGAACGACGAGACCGTGCACGGCTACGTGGTCAAGCCGTACAACTACCAGCCTGGCAAGACCTATCCGGTCGCGTTCCTGATCCACGGCGGCCCGCAGGGCAGCTTCGGCAACGGCTGGAGCAATCGCTGGAATCCGCAGACCTATGCCGGCCAGGGCTACGCGGTGGTGATGATCGATTTCCACGGTTCCACCGGCTACGGCCAGGCGTTCACCGATGCGATCAGCCAGCACTGGGGCGACCGCCCGCTGGAAGACCTGCAGAAGGGCTGGGCCGCCGCGCAGCAGCAGTTCAAGTTCCTCAATGGCGACAAGGCCTGCGCGCTCGGTGCCAGCTACGGCGGCTACATGGTGTACTGGATGGCCGGCAACTGGAACCAGCCGTGGAAGTGCCTGGTCGACCACGACGGCGTGTTCGACAACCGCATGATGGGCTACGCCACCGAGGAACTGTGGTTCAGCGAGTGGGAGAACGGCGGCACGCCGTGGCAGAACCCGGCCGGCTACGAGAAGTTCAACCCGGTGCTGCACGTGGACAAGTGGAAGGTGCCGATGCTGGTGATCCACGGCCAGCAGGATTTCCGCATCCCGGTGGAGCAGGGCCTGGCCGCGTTCAGCGCGCTGCAGCGCAAGGGCATCGAATCCAAGTTCCTGTACTTCCCGGACGAGAACCACTGGGTGTTGAAGCCGCAGAACAGCATCCTGTGGCACGACACGGTCAATGGCTGGTTGAAGCAGCATATCGGGCAGTGA
- a CDS encoding XVIPCD domain-containing protein, giving the protein MSQNDLSDNTASAPFAEAVRGQQPQAVDTQLPTLLQDLYVTAGQRRAGGAESFAPLPDGWTRMDDATVQRAGIDPSMLHDAKSGFDAALYRNAQGNVVLAFCGTDEGKDWKHNIGQGLGFADAQYASAIQLGNQAKQAFGQDLMISGHSLGGGLAAASAMVNDVPAVTYNAAGVNDRTLEREGLDASAAKAYAADGLIRGYHVKNELLTYLQEDSIPLKWAMPDAAGHQIQLPDPDPLSFGQRLIPGMMLKHRLDLHGIDSVMKAQDVEAQSHAQTQERALPTGSRLFNDAVVQLDGQRERLGLRDDAQFLNTAASVAARASDDGLKQIDRLVPSNDGDRLFAVQGRVDDPAHLRSQVQTAAAANEPAQANVGHLQQQNLQATAPQHEEQQRRVALQQ; this is encoded by the coding sequence ATGAGCCAGAACGATCTCTCCGACAATACCGCGTCCGCCCCCTTCGCCGAGGCCGTCCGCGGCCAGCAGCCGCAGGCGGTGGACACGCAACTTCCCACGCTGCTGCAGGACCTGTACGTCACCGCCGGCCAGCGCCGCGCCGGCGGCGCGGAAAGTTTCGCGCCGCTGCCCGACGGCTGGACCCGCATGGACGACGCCACCGTGCAGCGCGCCGGCATCGATCCGAGCATGCTGCACGATGCCAAGAGCGGCTTCGACGCCGCGCTCTACCGCAACGCGCAGGGCAACGTGGTGCTGGCGTTCTGCGGCACCGACGAAGGCAAGGACTGGAAGCACAACATCGGCCAGGGCCTGGGCTTTGCCGACGCGCAGTACGCCTCGGCCATCCAGCTCGGCAATCAGGCCAAGCAGGCGTTCGGCCAGGACCTGATGATCTCCGGGCATTCGCTCGGCGGCGGCCTGGCCGCGGCCTCGGCGATGGTCAACGACGTGCCGGCGGTCACCTACAATGCCGCCGGCGTCAACGACCGCACCCTGGAGCGCGAAGGCCTGGATGCGTCCGCGGCCAAGGCCTATGCCGCCGACGGCCTGATCCGCGGCTATCACGTCAAGAACGAACTGCTGACCTATCTGCAGGAAGACAGCATCCCGCTGAAGTGGGCGATGCCCGACGCCGCCGGCCACCAGATCCAGTTGCCCGACCCGGATCCGCTGTCGTTCGGCCAGCGCCTGATCCCGGGCATGATGCTCAAGCATCGGCTAGACCTGCATGGCATCGACTCGGTGATGAAGGCGCAGGACGTGGAAGCGCAGAGCCACGCGCAGACCCAGGAACGCGCGCTGCCGACCGGCAGCCGCCTGTTCAACGATGCGGTGGTGCAGCTGGATGGGCAGCGCGAGCGGCTCGGCCTGCGCGACGACGCGCAGTTCCTCAACACCGCCGCCAGCGTCGCCGCGCGAGCCAGTGACGACGGCCTGAAACAGATCGACAGACTGGTCCCCAGCAACGACGGCGATCGCCTGTTCGCGGTGCAGGGCCGCGTCGACGACCCTGCGCATCTGCGCAGCCAGGTGCAGACGGCAGCCGCGGCCAACGAACCGGCGCAGGCCAACGTCGGCCATCTGCAGCAACAGAACCTGCAGGCGACTGCACCGCAACACGAAGAGCAGCAGCGCCGGGTCGCGTTGCAGCAGTAG
- a CDS encoding DUF819 domain-containing protein: MPSTPLITNDIVIFGLIAATLGAVFWTAARPSGFWKRFYGVVPALLLCYLIPGIYNTVGLIDGQHNSLYNPVARDVLLPAALVLLTLTVDLKGILRLGPKLVAMYLGASFSIMLGAVVAFQVMKWLHPVTVAGDTWAGMAALAGSWIGGGANMLAMREVFQVDATTFGQFAVVDVGVGYVWMALLIFLAQRAPAIDARTGADTRGIDDLKQRIAHFQAQHERVASLTDLMLIVGVAFGAVGLAHAIATPTAAWFDANVSWAKQFSLGSPFVWVVVLATTIGLLLSFTRARTLEGAGASRIGSLLLYFLIACIGMQMDLLALFDRPWIFLLGLIWLCVHILLLLALGKLLRVPFFYFAIGSQSNVGGPASAPVVAAAFHPALAPVGVLLGTMGYATGTYLAYLVGITLRAMAGAP; this comes from the coding sequence ATGCCCTCGACGCCCCTGATCACCAACGACATCGTCATCTTCGGCCTGATTGCCGCCACCCTGGGTGCGGTGTTCTGGACCGCGGCGCGGCCGTCGGGATTCTGGAAACGCTTCTATGGCGTCGTGCCGGCGCTGCTGCTGTGCTATCTGATTCCGGGCATCTACAACACTGTCGGCCTGATCGACGGACAACACAATTCGCTCTACAACCCGGTCGCGCGCGACGTGCTGCTGCCGGCGGCGCTCGTCCTGCTCACCCTCACCGTCGACCTCAAGGGCATCCTGCGGCTGGGGCCCAAGCTGGTGGCGATGTACCTGGGCGCGTCCTTCAGCATCATGCTCGGCGCGGTGGTCGCGTTCCAGGTGATGAAGTGGCTGCACCCGGTCACCGTGGCCGGCGACACCTGGGCCGGCATGGCGGCGCTGGCCGGCAGCTGGATCGGCGGTGGCGCCAATATGCTGGCGATGCGCGAGGTGTTCCAGGTCGATGCCACTACCTTCGGCCAGTTCGCAGTGGTCGACGTCGGCGTCGGCTACGTGTGGATGGCGCTGCTGATCTTCCTGGCACAGCGTGCGCCGGCCATCGACGCGCGCACTGGCGCCGACACCCGCGGTATCGACGACCTCAAGCAGCGCATCGCCCACTTCCAGGCCCAGCACGAACGCGTGGCCAGCCTCACCGACCTGATGCTGATCGTCGGCGTCGCCTTCGGCGCGGTTGGCCTGGCGCATGCGATCGCCACCCCTACGGCGGCGTGGTTCGACGCGAACGTGAGTTGGGCCAAGCAGTTCAGCCTCGGCTCGCCGTTCGTCTGGGTGGTGGTGCTGGCGACCACGATCGGCCTGCTGCTGAGCTTCACCCGCGCGCGCACCCTGGAGGGCGCCGGCGCATCGCGCATCGGCTCGCTGCTGCTGTATTTCCTGATCGCCTGCATCGGCATGCAGATGGATCTACTGGCGCTGTTCGACCGCCCGTGGATCTTCCTGCTCGGGCTGATCTGGCTGTGCGTGCACATTCTGCTGTTGCTGGCGCTGGGCAAATTGCTGCGGGTGCCGTTCTTCTATTTCGCGATCGGCTCGCAGAGCAACGTCGGCGGCCCGGCCTCGGCGCCGGTGGTGGCGGCCGCGTTCCATCCGGCGCTGGCGCCGGTCGGCGTTCTGCTGGGCACGATGGGCTATGCCACCGGCACCTATCTGGCGTACCTGGTCGGGATCACCTTGCGTGCGATGGCCGGGGCGCCGTAG
- a CDS encoding pirin family protein: MTDTLTAVPARIARTIRGRATADGDGVRLTRVIGGPELPELDPFLLLDEFGTDRAEDYIGGFPSHPHRGFETVTYMLDGRMRHKDNHGNEGLLTPGSVQWMTAGRGLVHSEMPEQESGRMRGFQLWVNLPARDKMTAPRYQEFAPERIPLAQPAPGVTVKVIAGQVGDVHGPIAQPATDPLYLDIALDAGARWDYLLPPGHNAFAYAYEGAATLGEGEAARELPTQTLAVLGGGDLLQLQAGAAGARLILVAGRPLREPVARHGPFVMNTREELMQAFVDFQEGRF, encoded by the coding sequence ATGACCGACACCCTCACCGCCGTCCCCGCGCGCATCGCGCGCACCATCCGTGGCCGCGCCACCGCCGACGGCGACGGGGTCAGGCTGACCCGGGTCATCGGTGGCCCCGAACTGCCCGAGCTGGACCCGTTCCTGCTGCTCGACGAATTCGGCACCGACCGCGCCGAGGACTACATCGGCGGTTTTCCCAGCCATCCGCATCGCGGCTTCGAGACCGTCACCTACATGCTCGACGGGCGCATGCGGCACAAGGACAACCACGGCAACGAAGGCCTGCTGACCCCGGGCAGCGTGCAGTGGATGACCGCCGGCCGCGGCCTGGTGCATTCGGAGATGCCGGAACAGGAGTCCGGGCGCATGCGCGGCTTCCAGCTGTGGGTGAACCTGCCGGCGCGCGACAAGATGACCGCGCCGCGCTACCAGGAGTTCGCGCCCGAGCGCATTCCGCTGGCGCAGCCGGCGCCGGGGGTGACGGTCAAGGTGATCGCCGGCCAGGTCGGCGACGTGCATGGGCCGATCGCGCAGCCGGCCACCGATCCGCTGTATCTGGACATCGCGCTGGATGCCGGCGCGCGCTGGGACTACCTGCTGCCGCCCGGACACAACGCGTTCGCCTACGCCTACGAGGGTGCCGCGACGCTGGGCGAGGGCGAGGCCGCGCGCGAGTTGCCGACCCAGACCCTGGCCGTGCTCGGCGGCGGCGACCTGCTGCAGTTGCAGGCCGGCGCGGCGGGTGCGCGGCTGATCCTGGTCGCCGGCCGGCCGCTGCGCGAGCCGGTGGCGCGGCACGGGCCGTTCGTGATGAACACGCGCGAAGAGCTGATGCAGGCCTTCGTCGATTTCCAGGAAGGGCGGTTCTAG
- the nfi gene encoding deoxyribonuclease V (cleaves DNA at apurinic or apyrimidinic sites) translates to MDTSSHSVFGDWDGSIVQARALQATLAKQVRLHDDVPDPPRWLAGFDVGFEDEGQTTRAAAVLIDAETLQPQQAEIARVPTSMPYVPGLLSFRELPALLAALALLRQRPDLVFVDGQGIAHPRRLGIAAHFGVVSGLPSIGVAKKLLAGRYDEPGPQAGDRSPIVHRGDTVGWALRSKARCNPLIVSPGHRVAVDSALDWTLRYLRGYRLPEPTRLADRLASRRGEVAVQATGNGQLF, encoded by the coding sequence ATGGACACTTCCTCGCACAGCGTCTTCGGCGACTGGGACGGCAGCATCGTGCAGGCGCGGGCGCTGCAGGCCACGCTGGCCAAGCAGGTGCGGCTGCACGACGACGTGCCGGACCCGCCGCGCTGGCTGGCCGGATTCGACGTCGGCTTCGAGGACGAAGGCCAGACCACCCGCGCCGCTGCGGTACTGATTGACGCCGAGACCCTGCAACCGCAGCAGGCCGAGATCGCCCGCGTGCCGACCTCGATGCCCTACGTGCCAGGCCTGTTGAGCTTTCGCGAGCTGCCGGCGCTGCTGGCCGCACTGGCCCTGCTGCGGCAGCGGCCGGACCTGGTGTTCGTCGACGGCCAGGGCATCGCCCATCCGCGCCGGCTCGGCATCGCCGCGCACTTCGGCGTGGTCAGCGGTCTGCCCAGCATCGGCGTGGCCAAGAAGCTGCTGGCCGGGCGCTACGACGAACCCGGGCCGCAGGCCGGCGACCGCAGCCCGATCGTGCACCGCGGCGACACCGTCGGCTGGGCGCTGCGCAGCAAGGCGCGCTGCAATCCGTTGATCGTCTCGCCCGGCCACCGCGTCGCGGTGGACAGCGCGCTGGACTGGACCCTGCGCTATCTGCGCGGCTACCGGCTGCCGGAACCGACCCGCCTGGCCGACCGACTAGCCTCGCGCCGCGGCGAGGTCGCGGTGCAGGCCACCGGGAACGGGCAGCTGTTCTGA